Proteins encoded together in one Geothermobacter hydrogeniphilus window:
- a CDS encoding DUF4388 domain-containing protein — MSLTISSHGRINLPPGVVRELRNQPLEARSFSRNHLLLTASGEQEVCLAGVLGALGLPDLLSFFNMFRHTGVLRFRLQGGEKALYFQDGEIVFATSSFPEEELGEILFGLGKVDRETLDKARQFASSRRTIGKILVEKKAVTAKDLWEATRNQVETIVYNLFVFSEGSFSFEPRSLENEQIVRLSMGTQNLIMEGLRRIDERGLFMNVIGSLDLLPVATGAGAEGLSPAEQRLLELIEQTPAVAAGEVLRRSGLGEFDGLRLLFSLVEKKRVRMESAPEVEVDGIPGKILKIYNSALVVMYRKITDRNPRFGQEVRYFLRDLPQPFSYLFRDVAISAEGAVDGGRILGNLEGLEEGDKQKLLADGLNELLFMECLAARRDLPHEESAELVARVQEISRRVKEFIGRKT; from the coding sequence ATGAGCCTGACCATCAGCAGCCACGGCCGGATCAACCTGCCTCCGGGCGTGGTGCGCGAATTGCGCAACCAGCCGCTGGAGGCGCGTTCCTTTTCCCGCAATCACCTGCTGCTGACCGCTTCGGGCGAACAGGAGGTCTGCCTGGCGGGAGTGCTCGGTGCCCTGGGCCTTCCTGACCTGCTTTCCTTTTTCAACATGTTTCGCCACACCGGGGTGCTGCGTTTCCGTCTTCAGGGCGGAGAGAAAGCCCTCTATTTTCAGGATGGTGAAATCGTTTTCGCCACCAGTTCCTTCCCCGAAGAGGAGCTCGGCGAGATCCTCTTCGGTCTCGGCAAGGTCGATCGGGAAACTCTCGACAAGGCCCGTCAGTTCGCGTCTTCGCGCCGCACCATCGGTAAGATCCTGGTCGAAAAAAAAGCTGTCACCGCCAAGGACCTCTGGGAAGCGACCCGCAACCAGGTTGAAACGATCGTTTACAATCTGTTTGTCTTCAGCGAGGGGAGCTTTTCTTTTGAGCCTCGTTCATTGGAAAATGAACAGATTGTCCGATTGTCGATGGGGACCCAGAATCTGATCATGGAGGGGCTCAGGCGGATCGATGAACGCGGCCTGTTCATGAACGTGATCGGTTCTCTTGATCTTTTACCGGTTGCTACCGGGGCCGGGGCCGAAGGCCTTTCGCCCGCCGAACAACGACTGCTTGAGCTGATCGAACAGACTCCTGCCGTGGCGGCCGGGGAAGTTCTGCGGCGGAGCGGTCTTGGTGAATTCGACGGGTTGCGGCTGTTGTTCAGCCTGGTTGAGAAAAAGCGGGTCCGCATGGAGTCTGCGCCTGAAGTCGAGGTTGACGGTATCCCGGGAAAAATCCTCAAGATTTACAACAGCGCCCTGGTGGTGATGTATCGCAAGATAACGGATCGCAACCCGCGCTTCGGACAGGAGGTCCGCTACTTTCTGCGTGATCTTCCCCAGCCCTTCTCCTACCTCTTCCGTGATGTCGCCATCTCCGCCGAAGGGGCGGTCGATGGTGGTCGTATCCTCGGCAACCTGGAGGGACTTGAAGAAGGGGACAAACAGAAACTGCTCGCCGACGGGCTCAACGAACTGCTGTTCATGGAATGTCTCGCCGCACGGCGAGATCTGCCGCACGAGGAGTCGGCCGAACTGGTCGCCAGGGTTCAGGAGATCTCACGGCGGGTCAAGGAATTTATCGGGAGGAAAACATGA